The Marinobacter sp. ANT_B65 genome has a segment encoding these proteins:
- a CDS encoding siderophore-interacting protein, with translation MSKPVPRTLEVIRSAYVTPHMLRVTLGGSELAAFPEDQESAYIKLIFPQQGESRPLMRTYTVSGQRSDEIDVDFVLHAADGPASAWGRNAKPGDQILVGGPGPKKLINKDADWYLLVGDMTALPAIAVNLAQLPEDARGYAVLEVLTEADIQPLPHPENVEIHWVINATPDGDSSALLQRVEQLCWLPGQPAVWTACEFHSMRALRTYFKKQRQVLKSHLYISSYWKINSTEDQHKIAKKDDAQSA, from the coding sequence ATGTCGAAACCTGTACCCAGAACACTGGAGGTCATTCGCTCCGCTTATGTCACTCCGCACATGTTGCGTGTAACCCTCGGTGGTTCGGAATTAGCCGCGTTTCCGGAGGATCAGGAAAGCGCTTATATAAAACTGATTTTTCCGCAGCAAGGGGAATCACGACCCCTGATGCGAACCTATACCGTCAGCGGACAGCGCAGTGATGAGATAGACGTCGATTTCGTGCTTCACGCTGCTGACGGGCCGGCATCTGCATGGGGCCGCAATGCGAAACCCGGTGACCAGATTCTCGTGGGCGGGCCGGGGCCGAAAAAACTGATCAACAAAGACGCGGACTGGTACCTTCTGGTGGGGGATATGACTGCCTTGCCAGCAATCGCAGTCAATCTTGCTCAGCTGCCTGAAGATGCACGTGGCTATGCGGTTCTTGAAGTGTTAACAGAGGCGGACATTCAGCCGCTGCCGCATCCGGAGAATGTTGAGATTCACTGGGTTATAAATGCCACCCCGGATGGTGACTCCAGCGCTCTGCTGCAACGTGTTGAGCAGCTTTGCTGGCTACCTGGCCAGCCGGCGGTCTGGACGGCTTGTGAATTTCACAGCATGCGTGCACTACGGACATATTTCAAGAAGCAGCGCCAGGTGCTGAAAAGCCATCTGTATATATCGAGTTACTGGAAAATCAACAGCACCGAAGATCAGCACAAAATTGCGAAAAAGGATGATGCGCAGTCAGCCTAG
- a CDS encoding MarR family winged helix-turn-helix transcriptional regulator, translated as MPDKSLSEAVHRLMHAYTHLLREGIQRHHIELPVTHIRVLKCICRQHQATPQSIARRMQRDKAQITRALNDLIGASLIVKADNPLDRRSQLLTPTPEGLKVMAKLDAVEEWAVQQLTAGLERDELAFFLRISQTMADSAEQITDTEKGDS; from the coding sequence ATGCCAGACAAATCACTCAGCGAAGCCGTGCACCGGCTGATGCATGCATATACTCATCTTCTTCGTGAAGGTATTCAGAGGCACCATATTGAATTACCTGTCACTCATATCCGGGTGCTGAAATGCATCTGCCGGCAACACCAGGCTACTCCCCAGTCCATTGCCAGGCGTATGCAGCGGGACAAGGCCCAGATCACTCGCGCATTAAATGACCTTATCGGAGCCAGCTTGATTGTTAAGGCGGATAACCCGCTGGACCGTCGCAGCCAGTTGCTGACCCCCACGCCTGAAGGCCTGAAAGTGATGGCTAAACTGGATGCCGTGGAGGAGTGGGCTGTACAACAGCTGACTGCCGGGCTGGAGAGAGATGAGCTCGCCTTTTTCCTCCGCATCAGTCAGACCATGGCAGACAGCGCGGAACAGATTACTGATACAGAAAAGGGGGATTCCTGA
- a CDS encoding carboxymuconolactone decarboxylase family protein has product MTNFTLHDKESAPQESRALLENSEKAMGRIPGLHAVMAEAPGLLEGYQQLHKLFMNSSFDDEEVTVVWQTINVENACHYCVPGHTGIAKAMGVDDAITEALRNETPLPTERLEALRDFTLAIVRGRGNVDDAAIEAFLNAGFTKRQILEVILGTAQKIMSNYTNHLANTPIDRAMQKYEWHKAD; this is encoded by the coding sequence ATGACAAACTTTACTCTTCACGACAAAGAAAGCGCGCCCCAGGAAAGCCGGGCACTGCTCGAGAATTCCGAAAAGGCCATGGGCCGGATACCTGGTTTACATGCGGTTATGGCGGAAGCGCCCGGGCTGCTTGAAGGCTACCAACAGTTGCATAAGTTGTTCATGAACAGCAGTTTTGATGACGAGGAAGTTACCGTAGTCTGGCAAACCATCAATGTTGAAAACGCCTGCCACTACTGCGTCCCTGGCCACACGGGTATCGCCAAAGCAATGGGTGTTGATGACGCCATTACAGAAGCCCTGCGTAACGAGACCCCTCTCCCGACCGAGCGCCTGGAAGCTCTTCGTGACTTCACGCTCGCTATCGTACGAGGCCGGGGTAACGTTGACGACGCCGCTATAGAAGCCTTCCTGAACGCAGGGTTCACCAAGCGTCAGATTCTGGAAGTGATCCTTGGCACGGCTCAGAAGATCATGAGCAATTACACCAACCATCTCGCAAACACGCCGATAGACAGGGCGATGCAAAAGTATGAGTGGCATAAAGCTGACTAA
- the yghU gene encoding glutathione-dependent disulfide-bond oxidoreductase produces MSDTKQYQPPKIWTWDAENGGEWASINRPVAGPTHEARLPRGKHPLQIYSMGTPNGQKVTIMAEELLAAGETGAEYDAHLIRIGEGDQFSSGFVDINPNSKIPALFDTETGRRVFESGAILLYLAEKFDRFLPKDADARTEALNWLFWLQGSAPYLGGGFGHFYAYAPEKFEYPIDRFTMEVKRQLDVLDRELAEHRFLGGDEYSIADIATWPWYGNLVLGEAYDAAEFLQVESYKNVRRWATEILERPAVQRGRIVNRTRGKPSEQLHERHDASDFDLKTQDKLAPESTG; encoded by the coding sequence ATGTCGGACACCAAGCAGTATCAGCCACCCAAAATCTGGACTTGGGATGCAGAAAATGGCGGTGAATGGGCCAGCATTAACCGCCCCGTCGCCGGGCCTACACATGAAGCCCGGTTGCCCCGCGGAAAACATCCCCTGCAGATCTATTCAATGGGCACGCCCAATGGCCAGAAAGTCACTATCATGGCCGAAGAGCTACTTGCTGCAGGTGAAACCGGCGCAGAATACGATGCGCACCTGATCAGAATTGGCGAAGGCGATCAGTTTTCATCTGGTTTCGTCGACATTAATCCGAACTCGAAAATTCCGGCCCTGTTTGATACCGAAACCGGACGCAGGGTTTTCGAGAGTGGTGCAATCCTTCTCTATCTCGCTGAGAAGTTCGATCGCTTTCTGCCGAAAGATGCCGATGCACGCACTGAAGCACTGAACTGGCTGTTCTGGCTGCAAGGATCCGCTCCTTACCTGGGCGGTGGCTTTGGCCACTTTTATGCTTACGCACCTGAAAAGTTTGAGTACCCGATCGATCGCTTCACCATGGAAGTCAAACGCCAGCTGGACGTGCTCGACAGGGAGTTGGCTGAACACCGTTTTCTGGGGGGAGATGAATACTCCATTGCAGATATCGCCACCTGGCCCTGGTACGGAAATCTGGTTCTGGGAGAAGCCTACGACGCAGCGGAGTTCCTGCAGGTAGAGAGCTACAAAAACGTACGCCGGTGGGCAACAGAAATTCTTGAGCGGCCGGCCGTTCAGCGTGGACGCATAGTAAACCGCACCAGAGGAAAACCCTCTGAGCAGTTGCATGAACGTCACGATGCTTCGGATTTCGATCTGAAAACGCAGGATAAACTGGCGCCAGAATCTACGGGCTGA
- a CDS encoding TetR/AcrR family transcriptional regulator, whose amino-acid sequence MARAMIHNRQDSLERALHLFWQKGFHATSLKDLEKALDMRPGSIYATFGSKDGLFQESLERYASLGLENLERILHAHESPLAGLAAYLRGLGGLCDQDLPSRACMLVKSLLELGEREHAARSKAEDLLAGMEARFVERFADAQKMGELDSGLDPVRLGRRLQAEVMGLRAFAQRDVGSAAVHALAEDMAQSLEALRINSSADSHMH is encoded by the coding sequence ATGGCTCGAGCAATGATTCACAATCGGCAGGATTCTCTGGAGCGGGCACTGCACCTGTTCTGGCAGAAAGGCTTTCATGCCACCTCACTGAAGGACCTGGAGAAAGCTCTCGACATGCGACCAGGCAGCATCTACGCAACCTTCGGTAGCAAAGACGGACTTTTCCAGGAGTCTCTTGAACGTTATGCCAGCCTGGGGCTGGAGAACCTTGAGCGTATTCTGCACGCCCACGAATCACCGCTGGCGGGACTTGCGGCTTATTTACGCGGGCTTGGCGGGCTTTGCGACCAGGATTTGCCAAGTCGCGCATGCATGCTGGTAAAAAGCCTGCTTGAGTTAGGTGAGCGTGAACATGCAGCCCGGAGCAAGGCCGAAGATTTGCTTGCTGGTATGGAAGCGCGTTTTGTAGAACGTTTCGCCGATGCACAAAAGATGGGAGAGCTGGATAGCGGGCTTGATCCGGTCCGGCTTGGCCGCAGGTTACAGGCTGAAGTAATGGGGTTGCGGGCTTTTGCTCAGCGTGATGTAGGCAGTGCAGCCGTGCATGCCCTGGCAGAAGATATGGCACAGTCGCTGGAAGCACTGCGCATCAATAGTAGTGCTGATTCACATATGCACTGA
- a CDS encoding haloacid dehalogenase type II, giving the protein MPDKAFPSIIVFDVNETLLDITTLEPLFDRIFGDPGVLREWFAQLVLYSQAMTLAQLYTPFGELGIGALKMTASIHGVGISDEDVAELKERMSSMPAHQDVVPALTRLQNAGFRMVTLTNSASAATPTPLEQAGISHFFEKNFNVSTVGKFKPAPETYHLVATELSVETSDLCLLACHLWDTIGAQAAGCQGAFLARPYNAPLSAPNVPIPDLCASDLITLADEIIRRRQGS; this is encoded by the coding sequence ATGCCAGATAAAGCCTTCCCCTCGATAATCGTATTTGACGTTAACGAAACACTATTGGATATCACTACGCTGGAGCCCTTGTTCGATCGCATCTTCGGTGATCCGGGCGTGCTTAGAGAATGGTTCGCCCAGCTTGTGCTTTACTCTCAGGCGATGACCCTTGCCCAGCTCTATACACCCTTTGGTGAACTTGGTATTGGTGCGCTGAAAATGACGGCGAGTATCCATGGAGTGGGTATTTCAGATGAAGATGTTGCGGAGCTTAAAGAGCGAATGAGTTCAATGCCGGCACATCAGGACGTTGTGCCAGCCCTCACCCGCTTGCAGAACGCAGGGTTTCGCATGGTGACTTTGACTAATTCAGCCAGCGCCGCAACACCTACTCCACTTGAACAAGCAGGCATAAGTCATTTTTTTGAAAAGAATTTCAATGTCAGCACGGTCGGTAAATTTAAGCCAGCTCCTGAGACCTATCATCTGGTCGCTACAGAGTTATCTGTTGAGACCTCGGATCTGTGCCTTTTAGCCTGTCACCTGTGGGATACCATCGGTGCCCAGGCCGCAGGATGCCAGGGCGCGTTTCTCGCACGCCCATACAACGCTCCCTTGTCTGCGCCAAATGTACCCATCCCTGATCTGTGTGCATCAGACCTGATAACCCTTGCGGACGAGATCATTAGGCGCAGACAGGGCTCCTGA
- a CDS encoding GtrA family protein, with translation MNRFLPLVLSPFLSRQVQGFLAAGGLATLFHWLVMAALIVAGLEPTLATASGSISGATLNYGLQRRLAFQNAGPHRSTLWRYMGSCFFAWLCNLISFFLLNNLLALSVPLSQVVTTGLVAALNYLVYQRLVFHEQTR, from the coding sequence GTGAATAGGTTCTTACCACTCGTCCTGTCACCTTTTTTATCACGGCAGGTGCAAGGATTTCTGGCCGCAGGTGGTCTTGCCACGCTGTTTCATTGGCTTGTCATGGCGGCTCTGATCGTTGCCGGGCTTGAGCCAACGCTGGCGACCGCAAGTGGAAGCATATCCGGGGCTACGCTGAACTATGGCCTGCAGCGGCGCCTGGCTTTCCAGAATGCGGGCCCGCACAGGTCTACTCTATGGCGCTATATGGGCTCCTGCTTTTTCGCCTGGCTGTGCAATCTCATTTCCTTCTTCCTGCTCAATAACCTTCTGGCACTTTCTGTTCCGCTTTCTCAGGTGGTTACCACAGGTCTTGTCGCTGCGTTGAATTACCTTGTTTATCAGAGGCTGGTTTTCCATGAACAAACCCGTTGA
- a CDS encoding glycosyltransferase family 2 protein yields MNKPVEFPVIPFDKPLLSLVVPLFNERPVLPVFFERVLPVLAKLDLHWEVVLVDDGSDDGSARYIRDVINRTPGVRLVKLSRNFGKEAAMTAGMEHARGDAVIVLDADLQDPPEQIPAMVECWQSGAEVVLMQRRSRAGETAFKRWSAHFFYRLLNRTSRTNIPVDTGDFRLMSRKAVNALLELKERNRYMKGLFAWVGMPTRIIQYDREPRVAGETKWDYPGLVGLALEGLTSFSISPLRWAILIGLIAASMGSVFGLWIVVKAIMLGDATSGYPSLVAIISFLGGIQLMSVGIVGEYVGKTYIESKQRPIYLTEEVFEGRESVRQHINRKMTGAPHVKAV; encoded by the coding sequence ATGAACAAACCCGTTGAATTTCCCGTTATACCGTTTGATAAGCCGTTACTGTCACTGGTGGTACCGCTCTTCAACGAGCGCCCAGTGCTGCCTGTTTTCTTCGAGCGGGTTCTGCCCGTGCTTGCAAAACTGGATCTGCATTGGGAAGTAGTGTTGGTTGATGACGGAAGCGACGATGGCAGCGCCCGATACATCCGGGATGTTATCAACCGGACTCCGGGCGTCCGCCTCGTAAAACTGAGCAGGAACTTTGGCAAGGAAGCGGCAATGACGGCGGGAATGGAACACGCCAGAGGGGATGCTGTGATTGTGCTGGACGCCGATCTTCAGGATCCGCCCGAGCAGATTCCCGCTATGGTCGAGTGCTGGCAGTCTGGTGCTGAAGTTGTCCTGATGCAGCGCCGTTCGCGGGCTGGTGAAACCGCCTTCAAACGCTGGAGCGCACACTTTTTCTACCGGTTGCTGAACAGAACAAGCCGGACGAATATCCCGGTGGACACCGGTGATTTCCGGTTGATGAGCCGGAAAGCAGTTAACGCTCTGCTGGAACTGAAGGAACGCAATCGGTATATGAAAGGGTTGTTTGCCTGGGTCGGCATGCCAACCAGAATCATCCAGTATGACCGCGAACCTCGGGTGGCGGGAGAAACAAAATGGGATTACCCGGGGCTGGTTGGCCTCGCTCTTGAGGGGCTTACCTCGTTCTCCATCTCGCCACTACGCTGGGCCATACTGATCGGACTGATTGCCGCCAGTATGGGCTCGGTATTCGGGCTATGGATTGTAGTCAAGGCCATCATGCTGGGCGATGCGACCAGCGGTTACCCATCACTTGTGGCTATCATCAGTTTTCTCGGTGGTATTCAGTTAATGAGCGTGGGCATTGTGGGCGAATACGTCGGCAAGACCTACATCGAATCAAAACAACGACCGATTTACCTGACAGAAGAAGTATTTGAAGGCAGAGAGAGCGTACGACAACATATTAATCGCAAAATGACAGGGGCGCCTCATGTCAAAGCGGTTTAA
- a CDS encoding ArnT family glycosyltransferase, translating into MSKRFNPWLIILAVIMLSRFIGMALLPFADTTEPRYAEIARLMAETGDWITPWFEPGVPFWGKPPLSFWAQAAAIKLFGVSEFSLRFPAWLASLAMVWLVWRLARQLWNVQAAQWSSLVFATMALTYISAGAVMTDAFLALGTTLTLVSFCLVMSGEGGKWRWFFFLGIVIGLLSKGPLAIVLTGIPIALWLLVSWRNMTSNLQRLPWFRGALMTVLLVCPWYLLAEFKTPGFLDYFIVGEHIRRFLDPGWVGDLYGSAHDQPKGMIWVFWLWASFPWGIVALLSLALPSFRGKKNGTWRKTLSSPGVSFLLLCALAPMLFFTLAGNTLWTYILPSLPFTAILIGRWVSEWDSRWLFPVRGGIAALVPVLLTAFVGLAATGWTPLKTEKELVSYYELVSKTDDSPLIYLDNLPFSARFYSDGSAIEVTQDELSHLQSARAYQRLYVAVPNTWSDEKVAGLSSSTHKIMENYRYQLLVIDGLLHDQQAMSGANGARSNDI; encoded by the coding sequence ATGTCAAAGCGGTTTAACCCCTGGCTGATCATACTGGCTGTAATAATGTTGAGCCGTTTCATTGGAATGGCTCTGCTTCCCTTTGCAGACACCACCGAGCCTCGCTACGCGGAGATTGCCCGCTTGATGGCGGAAACCGGAGACTGGATTACTCCATGGTTTGAGCCTGGCGTTCCTTTCTGGGGCAAACCACCCTTATCTTTCTGGGCCCAGGCAGCGGCCATCAAGCTCTTTGGTGTCTCTGAGTTTTCGCTGCGATTTCCCGCATGGCTGGCATCGCTTGCCATGGTATGGCTGGTATGGAGACTGGCGCGGCAACTCTGGAATGTTCAGGCAGCTCAGTGGAGCAGTCTGGTTTTTGCAACCATGGCCCTCACATACATCAGCGCCGGAGCCGTAATGACCGATGCCTTTCTGGCATTAGGCACCACCCTCACTCTCGTCAGTTTTTGCCTGGTAATGTCGGGAGAAGGCGGTAAATGGCGCTGGTTTTTCTTCCTGGGCATCGTAATCGGACTCCTGTCCAAGGGGCCCCTGGCTATTGTGCTGACCGGTATTCCCATCGCGCTGTGGCTACTTGTTTCATGGCGGAACATGACCAGCAATCTGCAGCGGCTTCCCTGGTTCAGGGGGGCCCTGATGACGGTTCTGCTCGTCTGTCCCTGGTACCTGCTGGCTGAATTCAAGACCCCCGGCTTTCTGGATTACTTTATCGTAGGAGAACATATCCGCCGGTTTCTAGATCCGGGTTGGGTGGGAGACCTGTATGGCAGCGCCCATGATCAACCTAAAGGCATGATATGGGTGTTCTGGTTGTGGGCATCTTTCCCGTGGGGCATCGTTGCACTGCTGAGCCTGGCACTACCCTCGTTCAGGGGCAAAAAAAACGGCACCTGGCGCAAAACCCTATCCAGTCCAGGCGTCAGCTTTTTACTACTCTGCGCGCTGGCACCCATGCTGTTTTTCACGCTCGCAGGCAACACGCTCTGGACTTATATACTCCCTTCTCTGCCATTTACAGCCATACTGATCGGCCGCTGGGTATCGGAATGGGATTCTCGTTGGCTATTCCCGGTAAGGGGCGGCATAGCGGCACTTGTTCCTGTTTTACTGACCGCCTTCGTTGGTCTGGCTGCAACAGGCTGGACACCGCTCAAAACGGAGAAAGAACTGGTAAGCTATTATGAACTTGTCAGCAAGACTGATGACAGTCCTCTGATCTATCTGGATAACCTGCCCTTCTCCGCCAGATTTTACTCAGACGGCAGTGCTATCGAAGTAACGCAGGATGAGTTGAGTCACTTGCAATCGGCCAGAGCCTATCAACGTTTATATGTGGCCGTCCCCAATACCTGGTCAGATGAAAAAGTGGCCGGTTTATCCTCATCAACTCACAAGATTATGGAAAATTACCGCTATCAATTGTTGGTCATTGATGGATTGCTTCACGATCAGCAGGCGATGTCTGGCGCCAACGGAGCTCGCTCGAATGACATCTGA
- a CDS encoding response regulator transcription factor, producing MTSDNTSVQPPLRLLIVEDQVDLAENLFEFLGEDRYALDFAADGLTALHLLATQSYDVIVLDLMLPGVNGYDICRRIRQDLKCQTPVILMTALSALTDKEKGFDCGADDYLVKPFELRELQLRIEALHRRHSPQRQVLSAGNIRFDPGTLEVELHGRKAVLSGTPARLFELLVRAYPSFLSHEALSDAVWGARHGETEGNSLRTHIYTLRKALQAGVGSGLVKTIHGRGYSLEVPADALPKGNTDTR from the coding sequence ATGACATCTGATAACACGTCTGTCCAACCTCCTCTCAGGCTTTTGATTGTCGAGGATCAGGTAGACCTCGCTGAAAACCTTTTCGAGTTTCTGGGTGAAGATCGTTACGCGCTGGATTTCGCAGCTGACGGGCTGACTGCATTGCATTTGCTGGCCACTCAAAGCTATGACGTTATTGTGCTCGACCTTATGCTCCCCGGCGTCAATGGCTATGACATTTGCCGCCGGATCCGCCAGGACCTGAAATGCCAGACACCTGTCATTCTGATGACCGCATTGAGCGCCCTGACCGACAAGGAGAAAGGGTTTGATTGCGGTGCAGATGACTATCTCGTGAAACCCTTCGAGCTGCGTGAACTACAGTTACGAATAGAAGCTCTGCATCGACGCCATTCACCGCAAAGACAGGTTTTGTCAGCCGGGAATATCCGGTTCGATCCGGGCACGCTGGAAGTGGAGCTGCACGGGCGAAAAGCTGTTCTGTCCGGCACGCCTGCCCGCTTGTTTGAATTGCTGGTCAGAGCCTATCCGAGTTTTCTCAGCCATGAGGCACTCAGTGATGCCGTATGGGGGGCGCGTCATGGAGAAACTGAAGGAAACAGCCTTCGGACCCATATATACACACTCCGGAAAGCCCTGCAGGCCGGAGTGGGTAGCGGCCTCGTAAAAACTATCCATGGACGTGGGTACAGTCTGGAGGTCCCTGCAGACGCACTTCCGAAAGGGAACACCGATACGCGATGA
- a CDS encoding sensor histidine kinase, which yields MKSSLTTRLTRTLFFLIAATTAISMFTVEVFVNDVEDTILSLELKADAEYFAKQLRDGSFQPVKTAQLEAVFLPEGAMDAALPEYFRNLPLPFSREIEIGETTLLIYGEQVAAPDGKLFLAQDITIMENRESLVQLALAGVAGFMLLVGFFVARTGAGYLVRPFRKLTKEVLDTTPGARMPQITTEYHDQEFCDIAAAFNRFLSALEHHIEREKSFVKLASHELRTPLAVMSGALNVLEQRQSMSQADQKTLARIRRAMQTMRDDTDVLLELARSETPKSDARTVVLQEIIQNTVDDLEQGLPNDVGRITVYADSPGLRVKTHPALVRMLLRNLLQNALRHTLSKVEVRMTGNGISVRDFGSGLPDRITENLSTAEAPHAITSPAGEFSNTTFGLLIVRLVCERLGWELEVAQSDSEGTEFLIHVHNLA from the coding sequence ATGAAATCATCTCTGACTACGCGCCTGACCCGGACTCTGTTCTTTCTGATCGCCGCCACAACCGCAATCTCGATGTTTACCGTTGAGGTGTTTGTTAATGACGTCGAGGACACCATTCTGAGCCTCGAACTGAAAGCAGATGCCGAGTATTTCGCAAAGCAACTCCGGGACGGGAGTTTTCAACCTGTAAAAACGGCCCAACTGGAGGCCGTTTTTCTTCCTGAAGGCGCTATGGACGCGGCGCTTCCGGAATATTTCCGGAACCTTCCCTTGCCGTTTTCCCGGGAAATCGAGATAGGTGAGACAACGCTTCTGATATATGGCGAGCAGGTCGCAGCACCAGATGGCAAGCTCTTCCTGGCTCAGGATATAACCATCATGGAAAATCGTGAATCTCTGGTTCAGCTTGCTCTGGCGGGTGTGGCTGGCTTCATGCTTCTTGTTGGTTTTTTTGTGGCCCGAACCGGAGCCGGCTACCTGGTACGCCCCTTCAGGAAACTGACCAAGGAGGTTCTTGATACAACACCCGGGGCCAGAATGCCGCAAATAACGACGGAATATCACGATCAGGAGTTTTGCGATATCGCTGCTGCGTTTAACCGGTTTTTATCTGCCCTCGAACACCATATCGAGCGGGAAAAGTCGTTTGTCAAACTGGCAAGCCATGAGCTTCGTACTCCTCTGGCTGTTATGAGTGGCGCCCTGAATGTACTCGAACAACGACAAAGCATGTCACAAGCCGATCAGAAAACCCTTGCCCGAATCCGCCGCGCCATGCAAACCATGCGCGACGATACTGATGTCCTGCTCGAACTTGCCAGAAGCGAAACACCCAAAAGCGATGCCCGGACAGTAGTACTTCAGGAAATCATACAGAACACCGTTGATGACCTGGAACAGGGGCTTCCCAATGATGTGGGACGAATTACTGTCTATGCCGACAGCCCCGGGCTGAGAGTAAAAACCCACCCGGCTCTGGTGCGTATGCTGCTCCGCAACCTGCTGCAAAATGCGCTCAGACACACCCTTTCAAAAGTGGAGGTTCGAATGACCGGCAACGGAATATCGGTGCGAGACTTCGGATCCGGGCTTCCCGATAGAATCACGGAGAACCTGAGCACTGCTGAAGCTCCCCATGCCATCACATCCCCGGCCGGAGAATTCAGTAACACCACCTTCGGACTACTGATTGTCCGGCTCGTTTGCGAGCGACTGGGCTGGGAGCTGGAGGTAGCTCAATCAGACAGTGAAGGAACTGAGTTTTTGATTCATGTTCACAATCTTGCCTGA
- a CDS encoding NAD(P)/FAD-dependent oxidoreductase: MTDTKTKPQVLVLGGNFAGLGAAQKIRQYAGDSVDITVMDLRDYLLFVPNIPSDVMENRNPELRERMQLRPVLASDDISFVLARVERIDIESRTVQFRPVERAGEECQTLNYDILVLALGAHLAYDRIEGFAEHGHTVSDLFHGKKLREYLFEGGYKGGPIAIGAAHFHQGDGAEGLEPYPGGSIPYAKAACEGPVLEMSTALASYLKHEANSSPDKITIFTPEEYIAADAGLNNVKAFLKMTGEMGIHYRNHMADIKRLTADGIEFADGQSIEAELKIVLPDWVAHPCLRDLPIADSMGFIKTDLLMRVPGHSEIFALGDCAAVTMPKIGGIGHQQAEIVGRQVALDMGLMDADEANEPLQPVVFCIGDMGQGKAFYVRASTWFGGRDEILKMGRVPYQLKMSYRNLFFLTHGKTPGFGLNLAQFAAEKVF; the protein is encoded by the coding sequence ATGACTGATACCAAGACAAAACCCCAAGTACTGGTGCTGGGTGGCAACTTTGCCGGCCTCGGCGCCGCCCAGAAGATCCGCCAATATGCCGGTGACAGCGTGGACATTACGGTGATGGACCTTCGGGATTACCTGTTGTTTGTACCCAATATCCCATCTGATGTGATGGAAAATCGCAACCCGGAACTGCGGGAGCGGATGCAGTTGCGCCCGGTTCTGGCCAGTGATGATATTTCCTTTGTTCTGGCCAGGGTGGAGCGTATCGACATAGAGTCCAGAACAGTCCAGTTCCGGCCCGTTGAGCGTGCAGGGGAGGAATGCCAGACCCTGAATTACGACATACTGGTTCTGGCCCTGGGCGCGCATCTGGCCTATGACCGGATTGAAGGTTTTGCTGAGCATGGCCACACGGTTTCTGACCTGTTTCACGGGAAAAAACTGCGGGAATATCTGTTCGAAGGGGGCTACAAGGGTGGGCCCATTGCCATAGGTGCGGCCCATTTTCATCAGGGCGATGGTGCTGAAGGGCTGGAGCCCTATCCCGGTGGTTCCATCCCGTATGCCAAAGCCGCCTGCGAGGGGCCAGTGCTGGAAATGAGTACCGCCCTTGCCAGTTACCTGAAACATGAGGCCAACTCTTCCCCCGACAAGATCACCATATTCACCCCGGAGGAATATATTGCGGCCGATGCCGGGCTGAACAACGTGAAGGCCTTCCTCAAGATGACCGGGGAGATGGGCATTCACTATCGCAATCATATGGCGGACATCAAACGCCTGACTGCGGACGGCATCGAGTTTGCCGATGGTCAGAGCATCGAGGCGGAACTGAAAATTGTGCTGCCGGACTGGGTAGCACATCCCTGTCTGCGGGATCTGCCAATCGCTGACAGTATGGGATTTATCAAAACCGACCTGCTGATGCGGGTGCCGGGGCACTCTGAAATCTTTGCGCTTGGCGATTGCGCGGCGGTCACCATGCCCAAGATCGGTGGCATAGGTCACCAGCAGGCGGAGATCGTGGGCCGCCAGGTAGCCCTGGATATGGGCCTGATGGATGCTGACGAGGCTAATGAGCCCCTTCAGCCGGTGGTCTTCTGTATCGGCGATATGGGCCAGGGCAAGGCATTCTATGTGCGTGCCAGCACCTGGTTCGGTGGCAGGGACGAGATCCTGAAAATGGGCCGGGTGCCCTATCAGCTCAAGATGAGCTACCGGAACCTGTTTTTCCTGACCCACGGGAAGACTCCCGGCTTTGGCCTGAACCTGGCGCAGTTTGCCGCAGAGAAGGTTTTCTGA